A window from Corynebacterium urogenitale encodes these proteins:
- a CDS encoding DUF6777 domain-containing protein — translation MTVPPQGPNSNGGHQNQWSNQWNNGYSPQQQQWQSQGGQYGHYGQPGYQPGYQPQFAQQPPQQQPQQPQTKKGAKRWLALLLVIVLALVAGVAWLTDGFGLLRGEAPTYEARFDTGRQFLGDFSNPEAELDVARLKSLAKDLDAPTGEVVGSDAPGIYGTGGEADACEASDLANLFVDEAEHTRDFAEIIGVDPEEMSSYIMGLTSTYLARDTWVTNYYMDDAGQLASYQSVMEAGTAVLVDSYGVPRVRCASGSPLQERNEDLADPRSGEPTWEDYNGKDVVSVAPGDELDELDYIDVNNGDLRKRPLGAGRTGAVQVQLTWDTDADMDLHLETAYDNDIYWGNAYADGGELDVDMCVRGTSGGCGTTGNIENIFWEDSAPGGTYEAWVNNYSDNGNGAVDYKLRVFVEGVKVAEDEGTLTEDEGSARVSFDVEEAS, via the coding sequence ATGACCGTGCCTCCGCAGGGGCCCAACAGTAACGGTGGCCACCAGAATCAGTGGAGTAACCAGTGGAACAACGGCTATTCCCCACAGCAACAGCAGTGGCAGAGCCAGGGTGGCCAGTACGGCCACTATGGACAGCCAGGCTACCAACCGGGCTACCAACCACAGTTCGCGCAGCAGCCTCCCCAACAGCAACCCCAGCAACCGCAGACCAAAAAAGGCGCGAAGAGGTGGCTTGCGCTTCTGCTCGTTATTGTTTTGGCTCTTGTGGCCGGCGTCGCATGGCTCACGGATGGTTTTGGTCTGCTGCGCGGGGAGGCCCCGACCTACGAGGCTCGTTTCGATACCGGCCGTCAGTTCCTCGGTGATTTTTCCAATCCAGAGGCAGAGTTGGATGTGGCACGGCTGAAGTCGCTCGCAAAAGATTTGGACGCGCCAACAGGCGAGGTTGTCGGTAGTGATGCTCCCGGCATTTACGGCACGGGTGGGGAAGCCGATGCATGTGAGGCTTCAGACTTGGCCAATCTCTTCGTCGATGAGGCTGAGCACACCCGTGACTTCGCAGAGATCATCGGCGTCGATCCGGAAGAGATGAGCTCCTACATCATGGGGCTGACATCCACCTACTTGGCACGCGATACTTGGGTGACGAACTACTACATGGATGACGCTGGCCAGTTGGCGTCGTATCAATCTGTGATGGAGGCAGGCACGGCGGTGCTCGTCGACTCCTACGGTGTCCCGCGCGTTCGCTGCGCCTCGGGTTCTCCGCTGCAGGAACGCAATGAAGACTTGGCTGATCCGCGCTCCGGCGAGCCGACCTGGGAAGACTACAACGGCAAGGATGTCGTCTCTGTCGCTCCGGGTGACGAGCTGGACGAGCTGGACTATATCGACGTGAACAACGGTGATCTTCGTAAACGCCCCCTCGGTGCGGGACGTACCGGTGCGGTCCAGGTGCAACTGACGTGGGATACGGACGCGGACATGGACCTGCATCTGGAGACGGCCTACGACAACGATATCTACTGGGGAAACGCTTACGCCGATGGCGGAGAACTCGACGTGGATATGTGCGTACGAGGAACTTCGGGTGGATGCGGCACAACAGGAAATATTGAGAATATTTTCTGGGAGGACTCCGCCCCCGGTGGCACCTACGAAGCGTGGGTGAACAACTACAGCGACAACGGCAACGGTGCCGTGGACTACAAGTTGCGAGTGTTCGTCGAAGGCGTGAAGGTTGCTGAAGACGAGGGCACACTGACTGAAGATGAAGGCTCCGCTCGCGTCAGCTTCGATGTAGAGGAGGCATCCTAG
- the holA gene encoding DNA polymerase III subunit delta, whose product MNAAQPPAPINLIVGADEFLAERQRLAIVAAARRAAGNPELPVEMHKASDLSAPEILELLSPSLFADDRIIVIWGVEDVAKEIVEAIEASIKDPMPGVVMILQHTGKGRNKKLVQSWPKLGARVHSAAELKGRELAGFVDSEFRQRKVRVSPDVTQLMVDVVGSDLRELSSAVSQLVADTNGDVTVAAVKKYYSGKAEVSGFDVAELAVNGRVNEAVATVRRALQLGVSPVLLASALSGMVADIAKVAENRRIDSRRNAAEFGMPPWKLDKTIRLARAWSPAAVAQGVQIVAQLDAGVKGQAADVEYAVEHAVRSIAQLVARR is encoded by the coding sequence ATGAACGCTGCCCAGCCACCTGCCCCCATCAACCTCATCGTTGGCGCCGATGAGTTTTTGGCGGAGCGTCAGCGCCTAGCGATTGTTGCGGCGGCGCGGCGTGCCGCTGGCAACCCGGAACTACCGGTAGAGATGCACAAGGCCTCCGATCTTTCCGCGCCGGAGATCCTCGAACTGCTGAGCCCCTCCCTGTTTGCTGACGATCGGATCATCGTCATTTGGGGTGTGGAGGATGTAGCGAAGGAGATCGTGGAAGCCATTGAGGCCTCGATTAAGGATCCCATGCCGGGAGTTGTGATGATCCTGCAGCACACGGGCAAAGGCAGGAATAAGAAGCTGGTGCAGTCCTGGCCGAAGCTCGGGGCACGCGTGCACTCTGCGGCGGAACTCAAGGGCCGGGAATTGGCGGGATTTGTCGATTCGGAGTTCCGGCAAAGAAAGGTCCGTGTCAGCCCTGACGTGACACAACTGATGGTGGATGTCGTGGGATCTGACCTGCGTGAGCTGTCCAGTGCAGTGAGCCAGTTGGTGGCCGATACCAACGGGGATGTCACCGTAGCAGCGGTAAAGAAATACTACTCCGGTAAAGCGGAGGTCAGTGGCTTCGACGTCGCAGAACTGGCAGTGAACGGGAGGGTCAACGAGGCAGTGGCTACCGTTCGCCGAGCACTGCAGTTGGGAGTGTCTCCGGTGCTGCTGGCTAGTGCTCTCAGCGGCATGGTTGCGGATATCGCGAAGGTGGCTGAAAACCGTCGCATCGATTCACGCCGCAACGCTGCCGAGTTCGGCATGCCCCCGTGGAAATTGGATAAAACCATCCGCCTGGCGCGGGCATGGTCCCCAGCCGCAGTGGCACAGGGCGTGCAGATCGTCGCACAGTTGGACGCCGGTGTGAAGGGGCAGGCTGCGGACGTGGAATACGCGGTGGAACATGCTGTGCGCTCTATTGCTCAGCTTGTGGCACGCCGCTGA
- a CDS encoding ADP-ribosylglycohydrolase family protein — translation MNERFRSALLGTALGDAWGYPYQESPQPECTPLPEILTISDDTQMTLALSTAMRTIVSSNLGREDGMRIIGEQFLEYHADPEYDRSPGAATTESLDRLEDLGTAHWEDVSTHSGGAGAVMRVAASALLAPSDEGVGWSVMQAILTHDSGIARGSAAAMATLMLAPRGANLLDVAEGLAGDAHFDNDHLLTDKEKSQTLEDFNHAMISDVQGNAVPLSEIFARVREVHKFLSPRLAEGEFEDLYTHGSKLMKIFGKGYDAGSCTASALLLAQLYLDHHDQYAPHDFLHVAVSWPGNRNTRASVTGAMIGAHLDSAEVWEESCSYEFEERYNGAIHSGVWKGFKKTPMPEHETADN, via the coding sequence ATGAACGAGCGTTTTCGTTCAGCCCTGCTGGGCACCGCCCTCGGCGATGCCTGGGGATACCCCTACCAGGAATCCCCCCAGCCAGAATGCACCCCGCTGCCAGAGATCCTCACCATCAGCGATGACACTCAGATGACCCTGGCTCTATCCACCGCCATGCGCACGATCGTGAGTAGCAACCTCGGGCGCGAGGACGGCATGCGGATCATCGGCGAGCAATTCCTCGAATACCACGCCGATCCGGAATACGACCGCTCCCCCGGAGCCGCCACCACGGAATCCCTGGACCGGCTGGAAGATCTCGGCACCGCACACTGGGAAGACGTCTCCACGCACTCCGGTGGTGCGGGCGCCGTCATGCGCGTGGCGGCTTCCGCTCTGCTTGCGCCTTCAGATGAGGGCGTGGGCTGGTCTGTTATGCAGGCGATTCTCACCCACGACTCCGGTATCGCCCGCGGCTCCGCCGCAGCCATGGCCACACTCATGCTGGCCCCACGCGGAGCGAACCTCCTGGATGTCGCCGAAGGACTAGCCGGCGATGCGCACTTCGATAACGACCACTTGCTGACCGACAAGGAAAAGTCCCAAACGCTCGAGGACTTCAACCATGCGATGATCAGCGACGTGCAGGGAAATGCCGTGCCTCTCAGCGAAATCTTCGCGCGCGTACGTGAGGTTCACAAGTTCCTGTCGCCACGTTTGGCCGAGGGCGAGTTCGAAGATCTTTACACCCACGGCTCGAAGCTGATGAAGATCTTCGGCAAGGGCTACGACGCCGGATCCTGCACCGCCTCCGCCCTCCTCTTGGCACAGCTGTACCTCGACCACCATGATCAATATGCGCCACACGATTTCCTCCACGTGGCGGTGAGCTGGCCCGGCAACCGCAACACCCGCGCGTCCGTGACCGGCGCCATGATCGGCGCCCACCTCGATAGCGCCGAGGTATGGGAGGAGTCCTGCTCCTATGAATTCGAAGAGCGCTACAACGGCGCGATCCACAGTGGCGTCTGGAAGGGCTTCAAAAAGACCCCAATGCCGGAGCATGAGACTGCAGATAACTGA
- a CDS encoding LppP/LprE family lipoprotein has product MTTRGFFTTRRLSAASITLTLACSIAACGDNGSDYEYSASFTPQTSSTPSQKTSSNTPASQARNESERTTSSRSPEPTQRSQEERSGNCGVNTQATEIYDHISDVPDNGLFEGNEWKYDGQSNYDPCVDLSYASLYQEGTHASTPSQLMLFHRGEYLGVGSDQLLNPIKFLEVTDSSIKIRYKDWKAWSEAGASFAESPNYYTDITYRWDGEKVQMLGHVPES; this is encoded by the coding sequence ATGACGACCCGGGGATTTTTCACCACACGACGACTCTCCGCTGCATCCATTACTTTAACGCTGGCATGCAGCATCGCTGCCTGCGGAGATAACGGATCCGACTACGAGTACTCGGCATCTTTTACTCCGCAGACTTCTTCGACGCCTTCTCAAAAGACTTCCAGCAACACGCCGGCAAGTCAGGCGCGTAACGAAAGCGAGAGAACCACGTCTTCTCGCTCGCCAGAGCCAACGCAACGGTCTCAAGAAGAACGCTCGGGCAATTGCGGTGTGAACACTCAAGCGACGGAAATTTACGATCACATCAGCGATGTTCCTGACAATGGACTATTTGAGGGAAACGAGTGGAAATATGACGGCCAGTCCAACTATGACCCGTGCGTTGATCTGTCCTACGCAAGCCTGTATCAAGAAGGAACCCACGCCAGCACGCCGAGTCAACTCATGTTATTCCACCGAGGCGAATACCTCGGTGTCGGTAGTGATCAGCTCCTCAATCCTATTAAATTTCTCGAAGTCACAGATTCCTCAATAAAGATTCGCTACAAGGATTGGAAAGCATGGAGTGAGGCTGGCGCCTCGTTTGCTGAGTCCCCCAACTATTACACCGACATCACCTACCGCTGGGACGGCGAAAAGGTACAGATGTTGGGCCACGTACCCGAATCCTGA
- a CDS encoding type II toxin-antitoxin system PemK/MazF family toxin — protein MPFKKFYRGMGSTPRPAESRPGKPGFLQRNFSTQGNLDAGLELFNEYLGLTKSQHHMDTSKDETVKAQTQDHAMAVIYAPDMDGQADPGEVVWVHIRTQKGGELELRSLLIIGRKKHTLLGLLISSNEHNSHSPTWIAIGSGPWDPEGKESYVRLDKVLEIPESEIQRRGVSMPERRYDRIAARLRTDYGWH, from the coding sequence ATGCCTTTCAAGAAGTTCTACCGCGGGATGGGGAGCACTCCTCGCCCCGCCGAGTCACGCCCGGGCAAGCCTGGGTTCCTGCAGAGGAATTTCTCAACCCAAGGCAATTTGGACGCCGGCCTCGAACTCTTCAACGAATATCTCGGTCTGACGAAGAGCCAGCACCACATGGACACTTCTAAAGATGAAACAGTCAAGGCCCAGACCCAGGATCATGCGATGGCGGTCATCTACGCCCCAGACATGGATGGCCAGGCTGACCCAGGTGAAGTGGTGTGGGTTCACATTCGCACCCAAAAGGGTGGCGAGCTTGAGTTGCGTTCACTGCTGATCATTGGGCGCAAGAAGCACACGCTACTGGGGTTGCTTATTAGTTCCAACGAGCATAACTCCCACTCCCCAACCTGGATCGCCATCGGTTCCGGACCGTGGGATCCGGAAGGCAAAGAGTCCTACGTGCGCTTGGACAAGGTGTTGGAAATCCCCGAGTCAGAAATCCAGCGCCGAGGTGTATCCATGCCCGAGCGGCGCTACGACCGCATTGCTGCGCGGCTGCGCACGGATTACGGCTGGCACTAG
- a CDS encoding DUF2786 domain-containing protein: MATVEGIKVKVEKLLRMASDREGTPEGDVFREKAFELMAQYGVEAAQLRSDNPSDVVKREVEFAGTYTDMQFTLLNQLGTILHCQVIMFKIPRSSRVRTGVIFGCQHHVERVLMLHGLLANHMIMGAVKFADAYPDPHVSVQTQKRSWMTGFIAEICSRLQEAEAQHTADYTRANDNGEETPGAVVLREDRAKAEDLAAEHYPNLVRSRSGRRTFDAESYHHGATEGGMMDLGQTRMSARARALTS, from the coding sequence ATGGCAACCGTCGAAGGGATCAAGGTCAAGGTAGAGAAGCTGCTGCGAATGGCATCCGACCGGGAGGGAACACCAGAGGGCGATGTCTTCCGCGAGAAGGCCTTCGAGCTCATGGCGCAGTATGGGGTGGAAGCCGCGCAGCTGCGTAGCGATAACCCTAGCGACGTGGTGAAACGCGAGGTAGAGTTCGCCGGAACGTACACCGATATGCAGTTCACGCTGTTAAACCAACTGGGCACGATATTGCACTGCCAGGTGATCATGTTCAAAATTCCTCGCAGTTCACGAGTGAGGACGGGAGTAATCTTCGGCTGCCAACACCATGTGGAACGTGTGCTCATGCTCCACGGACTCCTTGCCAACCACATGATCATGGGCGCAGTGAAGTTCGCCGACGCCTACCCAGACCCGCACGTCTCGGTACAGACGCAGAAGCGCAGTTGGATGACCGGTTTCATCGCTGAAATCTGTTCACGGCTGCAAGAGGCGGAAGCACAGCACACCGCCGACTACACACGGGCTAACGATAACGGCGAGGAGACACCCGGAGCGGTCGTACTGCGAGAGGATCGAGCCAAAGCCGAGGATTTGGCAGCGGAACACTACCCCAACCTCGTCCGTAGCCGATCGGGTCGGCGAACTTTCGATGCTGAGAGTTACCATCACGGGGCGACCGAGGGCGGAATGATGGACTTGGGCCAAACACGCATGTCAGCAAGGGCGCGTGCTTTAACTTCGTGA
- the rpsT gene encoding 30S ribosomal protein S20, translating into MANIKQQKKRVLTNEIARQRNQAIRARLRTEINKFNALVEAGDKEAAEAQLRVASRQLDKAVTKGTIHRNNAANKKSGLAQRLNKMA; encoded by the coding sequence ATGGCAAACATCAAGCAGCAGAAGAAGCGCGTTCTCACCAACGAGATCGCTCGCCAGCGCAACCAGGCCATCCGCGCCCGCCTGCGCACCGAGATCAACAAGTTCAACGCCCTCGTTGAGGCCGGCGACAAGGAAGCCGCAGAAGCACAGCTGCGCGTCGCTTCCCGCCAGCTCGACAAGGCCGTGACCAAGGGCACCATTCACCGCAACAACGCGGCGAACAAGAAGTCCGGTCTGGCACAGCGCCTGAACAAGATGGCTTAA
- a CDS encoding NADP-dependent oxidoreductase codes for MRIFGFQRYGGPDVLEFLDVPRPRPGKNDVLIDLRAVGINPADIKVRSGARQGAFPVEFPMAVGREAAGIVREAPIDSPFRAGQLVFGGTAAGTGALGEYVLLDASQTAVVPRGLSAAEAACIPVAFGTAWDALHELNLSRGDSVLVLGAGGGVGAAALQFARVLGLKAVGVASSSKKEMVEGYGATHIPYDTDGWLEELQAQAEPLPGIVDAAGGETLEACANLVPKGQIRSAADPALAQKLGGSGITRRRERTVYEEIAKLMAEKQITVPLTGTYGFDEAAEAVAAVETGHSSGKTVVTYVGKHV; via the coding sequence ATGCGTATCTTTGGATTTCAGCGTTATGGTGGCCCGGATGTCCTGGAGTTCCTTGATGTTCCCCGACCACGCCCGGGTAAGAACGATGTTCTCATCGATCTGCGGGCGGTGGGCATCAATCCCGCTGATATCAAGGTTAGAAGCGGCGCACGCCAGGGCGCATTCCCTGTGGAATTCCCCATGGCAGTAGGCAGGGAGGCAGCCGGCATTGTTCGCGAAGCCCCCATCGATTCCCCTTTTCGTGCGGGACAACTGGTGTTCGGTGGCACGGCTGCAGGCACCGGGGCTCTGGGCGAGTACGTCCTTCTCGATGCTTCACAAACCGCTGTTGTTCCCAGGGGACTCTCCGCTGCCGAAGCAGCGTGTATTCCCGTAGCCTTCGGTACCGCGTGGGACGCACTGCACGAACTAAACCTCTCGAGGGGAGACTCCGTACTGGTTTTGGGCGCCGGTGGCGGTGTGGGTGCAGCTGCTCTGCAGTTTGCCCGAGTGCTCGGATTGAAGGCAGTGGGTGTCGCCAGTTCCTCTAAGAAGGAGATGGTGGAGGGATACGGTGCCACCCACATCCCTTACGACACGGATGGGTGGCTCGAAGAACTGCAGGCGCAGGCAGAACCATTGCCGGGCATCGTTGATGCTGCGGGTGGCGAAACGCTCGAAGCTTGCGCGAACCTAGTTCCGAAGGGGCAGATTCGCAGCGCCGCCGACCCAGCGTTGGCACAGAAGCTCGGCGGTTCGGGAATCACGCGGCGGCGTGAGCGCACAGTCTATGAGGAAATTGCCAAGCTTATGGCCGAAAAGCAGATCACCGTGCCGCTTACCGGTACCTACGGATTCGATGAGGCGGCGGAAGCCGTTGCTGCCGTGGAAACTGGCCATTCCAGTGGCAAGACCGTTGTCACCTACGTGGGAAAGCACGTGTAG
- the lepA gene encoding translation elongation factor 4, which yields MAGKKQNYAAETFTEPARIRNFCIIAHIDHGKSTLADRILQLSGVIEDRDMRDQYLDNMDIERERGITIKAQNVRLPWIPRSGAHAGEELVLHLIDTPGHVDFTYEVSRALEACEGAILLVDAAQGIEAQTLANLYLAMENDLEIIPVLNKIDLPAADPEKYSLELAHIIGCEPEDVLRVSGKTGEGVPELLDRVCELVPAPVGNPDAPARALIFDSVYDTYRGVVTYVRMMDGSLEPRQKIEMMSTGANHETLEIGVVSPQPTKTKGLGVGEVGYIITGVKDVRQSKVGDTITWASNGASEPLKGYEEPTPMVYSGLFPISADQYPDLREAIEKLQLNDASLTFEPETSVALGFGFRCGFLGLLHMEITRTRLEREFGLDLISTAPSVVYRVVAEDGSEKIVRNPSDWPGGKLREVYEPMVKMTVIVPAEFLGATMELCQSKRGQMGGMDYLSEDRVELRYTMPLGEIIFDFFDQLKSRTKGYASLNYEDAGDQASDLVKVDILLQGDPVDAFSAIVHRDNAQWYGNKMTVKLKELIPRQQFEVPVQAAIGSKIIARENIRALRKDVLAKCYGGDISRKRKLLEKQKEGKKRMKSIGSVSVPQEAFVAALSTDSE from the coding sequence ATGGCTGGCAAGAAGCAGAATTACGCAGCGGAAACGTTCACGGAGCCTGCGCGTATTCGTAACTTCTGCATCATTGCCCACATCGACCACGGCAAGTCCACGTTGGCCGACCGTATTTTGCAGCTCTCCGGTGTGATTGAAGACCGCGACATGCGCGATCAATACCTGGACAACATGGACATTGAGCGCGAACGCGGCATCACGATCAAGGCCCAGAACGTTCGCTTGCCGTGGATCCCACGGTCCGGAGCGCACGCTGGTGAGGAGCTGGTGCTCCACCTCATCGACACCCCTGGTCACGTGGACTTCACTTACGAGGTATCCCGCGCCTTGGAGGCGTGTGAGGGTGCAATTTTGCTGGTGGATGCCGCGCAGGGCATTGAGGCCCAGACGTTGGCAAACCTTTACCTCGCGATGGAAAACGACCTGGAGATCATTCCGGTTCTTAACAAGATCGACTTGCCGGCAGCCGACCCGGAGAAGTACTCGCTGGAGCTCGCCCACATCATCGGTTGCGAACCGGAGGACGTGCTCCGCGTCTCCGGCAAGACTGGCGAAGGCGTGCCGGAGCTGCTCGACCGCGTGTGTGAGCTTGTGCCCGCGCCAGTCGGTAATCCCGACGCCCCAGCCCGCGCGCTGATCTTCGACTCCGTCTACGACACGTATCGCGGTGTGGTGACTTACGTGCGCATGATGGATGGCTCCCTTGAGCCACGCCAGAAGATCGAGATGATGTCCACCGGCGCGAACCACGAGACCTTGGAGATCGGTGTGGTTTCCCCACAGCCGACGAAGACCAAGGGTCTCGGGGTAGGCGAGGTTGGATACATCATCACCGGTGTGAAGGATGTCCGCCAGTCCAAGGTCGGTGACACGATCACCTGGGCCTCCAATGGTGCGTCGGAGCCGTTGAAGGGTTATGAAGAGCCGACCCCGATGGTCTACTCCGGCCTGTTCCCGATATCCGCGGATCAGTACCCCGACCTCCGTGAGGCGATTGAGAAGCTGCAGCTTAATGATGCGTCTTTGACCTTCGAGCCTGAGACCTCCGTGGCTCTGGGCTTCGGTTTCCGCTGCGGCTTCCTGGGCTTGCTGCACATGGAGATCACGCGCACGCGCCTCGAACGCGAGTTTGGCCTGGACTTGATCTCCACGGCACCTTCTGTGGTTTACCGTGTGGTGGCAGAAGACGGTTCCGAGAAGATCGTGCGCAACCCTTCCGACTGGCCGGGCGGCAAGCTGCGCGAAGTCTACGAACCGATGGTGAAGATGACGGTCATTGTGCCGGCTGAGTTTCTCGGTGCCACGATGGAGCTATGCCAGTCGAAGCGTGGCCAGATGGGTGGCATGGATTACCTCTCGGAGGATCGCGTGGAGCTGCGCTACACCATGCCGCTGGGTGAAATTATCTTCGACTTCTTCGATCAGCTGAAGTCCCGTACCAAGGGTTACGCTTCCCTCAACTACGAGGATGCCGGTGACCAGGCTTCTGATCTGGTGAAGGTGGACATCCTCTTGCAGGGTGACCCGGTGGATGCCTTCAGCGCCATCGTTCACCGTGATAATGCTCAGTGGTACGGCAACAAGATGACCGTGAAGCTCAAGGAACTCATTCCGCGCCAGCAGTTCGAGGTTCCGGTGCAGGCGGCGATCGGCTCGAAGATCATCGCCCGCGAGAACATCCGCGCGCTGCGCAAGGACGTTCTGGCCAAGTGCTACGGCGGTGACATCAGCCGTAAGCGCAAGCTGTTGGAGAAGCAGAAGGAAGGCAAGAAGCGCATGAAGTCCATCGGCTCCGTCTCGGTGCCGCAGGAGGCCTTCGTTGCCGCTCTGTCCACGGACTCGGAGTAG